CCCGTCCACCGCGTCCGACGGGTCCGGCGCCGCCGCGCGCAGGAAGCCCGGCTCCTCCATGCCGATGAGCTCCCGCCCGCCGTGCAGCACCTTGAAGACGCCATGGGTGCTGATGAAGTGCACGTAGCTGGGAGGCAGCTTCAGCTTGAACTTCGTCTCGAGCTTCGCCACCTCGGCGGCCGTCACGGGCGCGGAGAACTCCACCGACAGGTCCTCGACTTCCTCCGCCAAGGCCTTGAGCCGCTCGATGGCTGCCGCCACCGCGCTCTCGTTCGACGTCTTCGACATGCTTGCTCCAACCACGGACCAGGAGGAGCCCTGGTGCGCGCACGCTAACGAAACCATGCGCCACGCCAAAGCCCTTCAGCGAAGCAGTCCTTGCCCGCGAAGAAGGCGCTTCGCGACTTCTCGGTAGGACCCGCCGCCATCCGTCAGCACGTCCGGGACCAGCAGCTTCGACAGCGCCGCCACCGTGGCGCTGGGGTGTCCCTGGAAGTGATGCGCCGCCTGCACGGCATCCAACGCGTCGAAGCGGTCATCCGCTACGACGATTCTCGCCTTCAGAGAATCCGCGTAGGTTGAGTAGTCGTTGTAGTAGGTCCACGCCACGTCCTGCACGGTGATGGGGCCCAGCGACACCAGCTCGCCATGGAAGAGCAGGTTCCGCGCGGAGAGCGCGCCCCCCGTGAAGAGCAGCGCGTAGTCGAACCCCTCGTGGATGATGTTGCCCTCCACCTCCAGGTCCCCCGCGACGAGCAGGCGGGACTGGTCCTCCAGGACGAGGTTGCCCTTCACCACCACGCGGGACGCATCGAGGACGCGGTCGTCTCCCTCGGAGAGCTTCAGGTCTCCGGGAATCACCTCCGGGGCCCCCGAGGTCGTCAGTTTCGCCTTGAGCGCGGCCCGCTGCGCGGCGGTGCCGCAGTGCGGGTGGAGCGAGCCTTCATCGAGCAGTTTCTGAAGCAGGGACATGGCCGTGCATCAAGGCATGGCGCACCTGGGCGCTCAATCCTCCAGACAGCGGCTTGTGCCCATGCACATGCAGGAGCTGCAACCCACGAAGGAAGGCGGAGGCCCAGGATGGCCTCCGCCTCCTCCCCGCATCACTTCAGCGCGGGGGACACGACCTTCAACTGCGGCGAGACCGCCTTCTGGTCGCCCACGACGATGAAGGTCATCGCCTCACGGGTCAGCATCTTCGCGGCCAGCTTCTGCACGTCGGCCGGCGTGACGGCCATCACCGACTGCACGTAGTTCTGCAGGTAGGAGTCCGGCAGGCCGTGCAGGTCCACGAAGCGGAGCTGGTTGATGATGCCGCTGCGCGACGAGTTCTGGAGCAGGAAGGAGCCCGCCAGGTAGCTCTGGACGGCGCTCAGCTCCTCGGCGGGAGGCGGCGTCTTGCGCAGCGTGGCCACCTCGCTGAGGATTTCCTTCAGCGACTCACCCGTGACGGCCGTCGTCACGTCCGCGTTCTGCACCCAGTAGGCGTCTTCCAGGTGCGTGGACACCTCGCTGTACGGCGAATACGTGTAGCCCTTCGCCTCGCGGATGTTGGCGGTGATGCGCGAGCTGAAGTAGCCGCCGAGCAGCGTGTTGAGCACCGTCTGCTTGACGTAGTCCTGGCTGGAGGGCGGCAGGGCCTTCACCGCGACGCGCACCGTGGACTGCACCGAACCGGGGCGGTCGATGAACTGCAGCGCCTTCGCCACCTTCTGCTTGGGCAGGTTCTGCAGCCGCGCCGGGCCGGCCTTCCAGCCGGTGAACGCGTCCCGGATGGCCTTCTCCACCTGCGCCGGCTCGAACCGGCCGACGACGTAGAGCCGCGCCCGGGCCGCGCCCACGTTCGCGTCGTAGTGCGCGCGCACGGCCTCCGCCGTGTAGCCCTTGAGCTGCGCCTCCGGCGGGAAGTAGCGGCCATACGGGTGGTCACCGTAGAGCGACTGGAGCAGCCGCTCGTCGGCGAGGATGCCCGGCTGGCTCTTGTAGATGGCCATCTCCCGCACCAGGTCGCCCTTGACGCGGTCGACCTCCGCGGACGGGAAGGCGGGGTTCTGGATGACGTCCGCGATGAGGGCCACCGCGTCCGGCGCCGACTCGGAGAGGACCTCCAGACCGACGAAGGTCTGGTCCATCGTCGTGCCGATGTTGAGCGAGCCACCCAGGCTGGCGGCGGACTGGGCAATCTGCTCGGCGGAGCGGGTGGTGGTGCCTTCCGACAGCAGCTTGCCGGTCAGGTCCCCCAGCCACGTCTCCGTGGCCTTCTCATGGATGTTGCCCGTGTCGACGACGAGCTGGAGGGCGACCTTCGGCATGTCGCCATAGGGCAGCAGCGAGACTTCCAGCCCGTTGTCGAGCTTGAACTCCGTGCGGACGGGGACCTTGAAGGGCTTGGGCGCCGCGGCGGCCGGCGGCGGCTGCCGGGCGGGCGCCGGAGCAGGAGCAGACGCGAAGGCGGGGGCGGACAGCATCCCGAGCACCATCAGCGCGGGCGCGACAAGGCGGGTGCGAATCGTGTGCGTGGTCATTGGGTGCATGTCCTCAGGGGGCCTGCGTCTTGGAGGCGGTCGCCGCGGCGGGCGTCACCGTCAACACCGTGCGGTTCTCTTTGCGGAGGTACTCCCGGGCCGTCTTCTGGATGAGCTCCGGCGTCACCTTCATCAGCTCGGACTCCAGCCGGTTGATGCGCGCCGGGTCGTCGAAGAAGAGCGCGAAGGAGGCCAGCAGGTCCGCGCGGCCGAAGCCGAGGAAGCCCTCCAACTGCCCGTACAGGCGCGAGCGCGCCTTCACCCGCGCGCGCTCCAGGGTCGCCGCGTCGATGGGCTGGCTCTGAAGCTGCGCCACCACGCCATCGAACTCCTTCAGGATGGCATCCGTCGTGGTGTCCGTGTCGTGGAACAGGTAGGCCGTCCACTGCATGGGGCCGTTGTAGTTCCAGTGGTTGCCCAGTTGGTTCACCCCGCCCGCGATGTCGCCCGTCAGGCCCTTCTTCTGCACGAGCTGCTGGTAGAGGGCGCTGTCGTTGCCGCGCAGCAGCACCTCGTCGACCAGCGCCATGGCGAAGTACTCGGGCGTGCCCACGTCGGGCATGTGGTAGCCCACGGCGAGCGCCGGGCGCTGGGCCAGCTTGTCCTGCTTGTCGTGCCGCTTCTCCTTCGTCTGGCGGGGCTCGGAGATGTCCGGCTTCGACGGCTGCGCCACCGTGGGCAGCGGGCCGAAGTACTTCTGGATCCAGCCCTTCGCCTGCTCCGGCTCGAAGTCACCGACGACGACCAGCGCGGCGTTGCTGGGGGCGTAGTACGTCTTGAAGAAGTTGCGCACGTCCTCCAGCGACGCGGCCTCCAGGTCCTTCAGGTCGCCGTAGAAGTTGTGGGCGTTGTACCAGTTGCTGTTGGCCACCTGCGGCATGTCCAGCCACGGGAAGCCGCCATAGGGCTGGTTGAGGACGTTGACCTTCACCTCGTTGGTCACCACGCCCTGCTGGTTCTTCAGGTTCTCCTCCGTCACATCCAGGCCGCGCATGCGGTCGGCTTCCGCCCAGAGGATGGG
This genomic window from Myxococcus hansupus contains:
- a CDS encoding SMI1/KNR4 family protein, coding for MSKTSNESAVAAAIERLKALAEEVEDLSVEFSAPVTAAEVAKLETKFKLKLPPSYVHFISTHGVFKVLHGGRELIGMEEPGFLRAAAPDPSDAVDGEESEVEEAINEALFFQRADDDAVDNFWCFNPRDVTPEGEMGVVGYYHDEVFGLPKLLGTENANRFQAFSEHIVEVIDDLIENFAEQ
- a CDS encoding M16 family metallopeptidase, with translation MRKVFGAVALAAFTGCATTQEAQKPETPPAVETAKVEAPAEPQSKLQVPVDYYKLDNGLKVVLSRDSSAPKAVVAVYYNIGFRIEPKDRTGFAHLFEHMMFQGSTNLGKMEFIRLIQKNGGVLNGSTRFDFTNYFEVVPSNALEPILWAEADRMRGLDVTEENLKNQQGVVTNEVKVNVLNQPYGGFPWLDMPQVANSNWYNAHNFYGDLKDLEAASLEDVRNFFKTYYAPSNAALVVVGDFEPEQAKGWIQKYFGPLPTVAQPSKPDISEPRQTKEKRHDKQDKLAQRPALAVGYHMPDVGTPEYFAMALVDEVLLRGNDSALYQQLVQKKGLTGDIAGGVNQLGNHWNYNGPMQWTAYLFHDTDTTTDAILKEFDGVVAQLQSQPIDAATLERARVKARSRLYGQLEGFLGFGRADLLASFALFFDDPARINRLESELMKVTPELIQKTAREYLRKENRTVLTVTPAAATASKTQAP
- a CDS encoding M16 family metallopeptidase, producing MTTHTIRTRLVAPALMVLGMLSAPAFASAPAPAPARQPPPAAAAPKPFKVPVRTEFKLDNGLEVSLLPYGDMPKVALQLVVDTGNIHEKATETWLGDLTGKLLSEGTTTRSAEQIAQSAASLGGSLNIGTTMDQTFVGLEVLSESAPDAVALIADVIQNPAFPSAEVDRVKGDLVREMAIYKSQPGILADERLLQSLYGDHPYGRYFPPEAQLKGYTAEAVRAHYDANVGAARARLYVVGRFEPAQVEKAIRDAFTGWKAGPARLQNLPKQKVAKALQFIDRPGSVQSTVRVAVKALPPSSQDYVKQTVLNTLLGGYFSSRITANIREAKGYTYSPYSEVSTHLEDAYWVQNADVTTAVTGESLKEILSEVATLRKTPPPAEELSAVQSYLAGSFLLQNSSRSGIINQLRFVDLHGLPDSYLQNYVQSVMAVTPADVQKLAAKMLTREAMTFIVVGDQKAVSPQLKVVSPALK